The proteins below are encoded in one region of Pseudonocardia sp. DSM 110487:
- a CDS encoding MarR family winged helix-turn-helix transcriptional regulator: MTEGLDPRQLGAYFALSEAASLLLHQVDQHLRAEGGLSYVQFQLLARLADAGGPLTMTQLADGVVYSRSGLTYQAGLLEKAGLITRAPSPDDERATLVAITEEGLALFGRVLSGHVQVVRRMLLDPLSDEDLNQLGDIMTRVRDHMRALPPRSAAPRRGRSARSS; this comes from the coding sequence GGCCTCGATCCCCGGCAACTAGGGGCCTACTTCGCGCTCTCGGAAGCCGCCAGCCTGCTCCTGCACCAGGTCGACCAGCACCTGCGCGCCGAGGGCGGCCTCAGCTACGTGCAGTTCCAGCTACTGGCCCGGCTCGCCGACGCGGGCGGCCCGCTGACCATGACACAGCTGGCGGACGGCGTCGTCTACAGCCGCAGCGGCCTGACCTACCAGGCCGGACTGCTGGAGAAGGCGGGTCTCATCACCCGCGCCCCCAGCCCCGACGACGAGCGCGCCACCCTGGTGGCCATCACCGAGGAGGGCCTTGCCCTGTTCGGCCGCGTCCTGTCCGGCCACGTCCAGGTCGTCCGCCGCATGCTGCTCGACCCGCTGTCGGACGAGGACCTGAATCAACTCGGCGACATCATGACCCGCGTCCGCGACCACATGCGCGCCCTGCCACCCCGCTCGGCGGCCCCGCGCAGGGGCCGCTCCGCGCGCTCGTCCTGA
- a CDS encoding glycoside hydrolase family 3 C-terminal domain-containing protein, producing the protein MTTFANLDVPALLAELTLEEKASLCSGADFWHTKAVERAGVPAVMVTDGPHGLRKQSTSADQVGLADSVPATCFPPAVALGSSFDAGLVERVGQALGAETRTENVAVLLGPGINIKRSPLCGRNFEYLSEDPLVSGVLGAALVRGIQSAGVGACVKHFAANNQETDRARVSAEVDERTLREIYLAAFERVVSEAKPWMVMCSYNKVNGTYASQHPWLLTDVLRTEWGFDGVVVSDWGAVNDRVAALRAGLDLQMPAAGGHVTDAEIVAAVRAGELDEAVLDRAVERILTLLDRSLPAVREGGTFDAAAHHALAREAAADCAVLLKNDAVASADGSRAPLLPLDPAATVAVIGEFARTPRYQGAGSSQVNPTRLDDAWTAVREVAGDRAVFAAGFGLDDSANDEALRAEAVEAARAADVAVLFLGLPASDESEGFDRRHIRLPSAQIALLAAVAEVNPRMVVVLANGSTVQVSDWAHHAPAILEGWLLGQAGGGAIADLLAGRANPSGRLAETIPLRLADNPSHLNFPGELGVVRYGEGVFVGYRGYDAREQEVSYPFGHGLSYTSFGYTDLDITVDEQGVTVAATVTNTGSRDGKEVVQVYVSPPGSAVARPVRELKAFAKVALAPGESRRVDLTLTTRDLSYFHPVQGRWVLEGGEYDVAVGASSRDLRLSATVTVGSSEPAPPLAEDASLVEWLAHPVGSRLLQERLSVAGPSLLTDPEMHHVVGNFPLARLAAFPGMPITPADVEDLRRAAR; encoded by the coding sequence CCGCCACCTGCTTCCCGCCGGCCGTGGCGCTGGGCTCCTCGTTCGACGCCGGCCTGGTGGAGCGGGTGGGACAGGCGCTCGGCGCGGAGACGCGCACCGAGAACGTCGCGGTCCTGCTCGGGCCGGGCATCAACATCAAGCGCTCCCCGCTGTGCGGGCGCAACTTCGAGTACCTCTCGGAGGATCCGCTGGTCAGTGGGGTGCTCGGCGCAGCGCTCGTGCGGGGGATCCAGAGCGCGGGCGTCGGTGCGTGCGTGAAGCACTTTGCCGCCAACAACCAGGAGACCGACCGGGCGCGCGTCAGCGCCGAGGTCGACGAGCGCACGCTTCGGGAGATCTACCTCGCCGCGTTCGAGCGGGTCGTCAGCGAGGCGAAGCCGTGGATGGTGATGTGCTCCTACAACAAGGTCAACGGCACGTACGCCTCGCAACACCCGTGGCTGCTCACCGACGTCCTGCGCACCGAGTGGGGCTTCGACGGCGTCGTCGTGTCCGACTGGGGCGCGGTGAACGACCGCGTCGCCGCCCTGCGCGCCGGGCTGGACCTGCAGATGCCGGCGGCGGGCGGCCACGTCACCGACGCGGAGATCGTGGCGGCGGTGCGTGCGGGAGAGCTCGACGAGGCCGTGCTGGACCGCGCGGTCGAGCGGATCCTCACGCTGCTCGACCGCTCCCTGCCCGCGGTCCGCGAGGGCGGCACCTTCGACGCCGCCGCCCACCACGCGCTGGCCCGCGAGGCGGCGGCGGACTGCGCGGTGCTGCTGAAGAACGACGCGGTGGCCAGTGCCGATGGGAGCAGGGCCCCGCTGCTGCCGCTCGACCCCGCGGCCACGGTCGCGGTGATCGGCGAGTTCGCGCGCACCCCGCGCTACCAGGGAGCGGGCAGCTCGCAGGTCAACCCCACCCGCCTCGACGACGCGTGGACCGCGGTCCGGGAGGTCGCGGGCGACCGCGCGGTCTTCGCCGCCGGGTTCGGCCTCGACGACTCCGCGAACGACGAGGCGCTCCGTGCCGAGGCCGTCGAGGCCGCGCGCGCCGCCGACGTGGCCGTGCTCTTCCTCGGCCTGCCCGCGAGCGACGAGTCGGAGGGCTTCGACCGGCGGCACATCCGGCTGCCCTCGGCGCAGATCGCGCTGCTGGCCGCGGTGGCGGAGGTCAACCCGCGGATGGTCGTGGTGCTGGCCAACGGGTCGACCGTGCAGGTGTCGGACTGGGCCCACCACGCCCCCGCGATCCTCGAGGGCTGGCTGCTGGGGCAGGCGGGTGGCGGGGCGATCGCCGACCTGCTCGCCGGCCGGGCCAACCCGTCGGGCCGGCTGGCCGAGACCATCCCGCTGCGGCTGGCCGACAACCCGTCCCACCTCAACTTCCCGGGTGAGCTCGGGGTGGTGCGCTACGGCGAGGGCGTCTTCGTCGGCTACCGGGGCTACGACGCGCGCGAGCAGGAGGTGTCCTACCCCTTCGGCCACGGGCTGTCCTACACGAGCTTCGGCTACACCGATCTCGATATCACCGTCGACGAGCAGGGCGTGACCGTCGCGGCGACGGTCACCAATACGGGATCGCGGGACGGCAAGGAGGTCGTGCAGGTCTACGTGAGCCCTCCGGGGTCGGCCGTCGCCCGCCCGGTCCGGGAGCTGAAGGCGTTCGCGAAGGTCGCGCTGGCGCCGGGGGAGTCCCGGCGGGTCGACCTCACCCTGACCACCCGTGACCTGTCCTACTTCCACCCGGTGCAGGGGCGGTGGGTGCTCGAGGGCGGGGAGTACGACGTCGCCGTGGGCGCCTCCTCCCGGGACCTTCGCCTGAGCGCGACCGTCACGGTCGGCTCATCGGAGCCCGCGCCGCCCCTCGCCGAGGACGCCAGCCTCGTGGAGTGGCTGGCCCACCCGGTGGGCTCGCGGCTGCTTCAGGAGCGTCTTTCAGTGGCGGGCCCGAGCCTGCTCACCGATCCGGAGATGCACCACGTCGTGGGCAACTTCCCCCTCGCCAGGCTGGCGGCGTTCCCCGGGATGCCGATCACCCCTGCCGACGTGGAAGACCTGCGGAGGGCCGCACGCTGA